Proteins from a single region of Belliella baltica DSM 15883:
- a CDS encoding transposase yields MNKQTRRKFSPEFKAKVALEAIKNQFTLAELSKKFDVSPVIISKWKGEFLDNMSAVFEKDHSKKKEEGPALEQLYAQIGELKVENDFLKKSCKKLGI; encoded by the coding sequence ATGAACAAGCAAACAAGACGAAAGTTTTCTCCTGAGTTCAAGGCAAAAGTGGCCCTTGAAGCAATCAAGAATCAGTTTACATTGGCTGAATTGTCCAAGAAGTTCGATGTTAGCCCTGTGATTATCTCCAAGTGGAAGGGTGAGTTTTTGGATAATATGTCAGCTGTATTTGAAAAGGATCATTCAAAGAAAAAGGAAGAAGGCCCTGCCCTTGAGCAGCTCTATGCCCAGATCGGAGAGCTAAAAGTAGAGAATGACTTTTTAAAAAAAAGCTGCAAGAAACTGGGGATATGA
- a CDS encoding tyrosine-type recombinase/integrase, whose translation MLKLSSFLEAKAYSHMTIRNYMAEMRYIFAYFNHLNPEQLTQDHIASYINYIKKEHAVGRDKCRMTAQSCSFFFKHILPSPYVVPHALYPRKDFRLPEILTQDQISHVIQSTTNIKHKAIIALFYGTGIRLSELRFLEMKHISRAEMQLKVVAGKGSRDRFTILPAAVLPLLEAYYRVHKPKVFLFEGQIPGKAMNDRSIQHAIRMAMKQAGLEQYAFSAHSIRHSFATHLLDAGTDIHTIKQLLGHSKIETTMIYLHLTKQRREKLVSPLDLLADGN comes from the coding sequence TTGCTAAAACTATCTTCTTTCCTAGAAGCCAAAGCATATTCCCATATGACCATCCGCAACTATATGGCCGAGATGCGCTATATTTTCGCCTATTTCAATCACCTCAATCCTGAGCAGCTCACCCAAGATCACATTGCCTCTTACATCAATTACATCAAAAAAGAGCATGCTGTCGGTAGGGACAAATGCAGGATGACGGCTCAAAGCTGTAGCTTCTTTTTTAAACACATTTTACCTTCACCTTATGTAGTCCCCCACGCACTTTATCCCCGGAAAGACTTCAGACTTCCGGAAATTCTAACCCAAGATCAGATCAGCCATGTAATCCAATCCACAACCAATATCAAGCATAAAGCCATCATTGCTTTGTTTTATGGAACAGGTATCAGGTTGAGCGAACTTCGATTCTTGGAAATGAAACATATCTCAAGAGCCGAAATGCAGCTCAAAGTTGTGGCAGGAAAGGGTAGCAGGGACAGATTTACTATCCTTCCAGCTGCTGTTCTCCCTTTGCTTGAAGCTTACTACAGAGTACACAAGCCAAAAGTCTTTCTCTTTGAAGGACAGATCCCGGGAAAAGCTATGAACGACCGCTCCATACAGCACGCCATCCGTATGGCAATGAAACAGGCGGGCTTAGAACAATATGCTTTTTCTGCACATTCAATCAGGCATTCCTTTGCCACACATCTGCTTGATGCGGGAACAGATATTCATACCATCAAACAGCTTCTTGGACACTCAAAGATAGAGACTACTATGATCTATCTTCACCTTACCAAACAACGTAGGGAAAAACTAGTATCTCCACTTGATTTGCTAGCTGATGGAAACTGA
- a CDS encoding ABC transporter permease produces MKEYFQLQFKMLNRRMIDFGMPLLIGYTLLPFIFILLSNYLFERTEFANYAYGLLAISFVSKLSEPKRNDFLKSIFNKDKYRKLRITENLIYCLPFNLYLVYQKQFIFSALLNLCVIIITLFNFSTNLNVTIPTPFNKKPFEFTVGFRKTFFIFPIAYFLTYISVSVGNFNLGVFSMLLIGFTCFSYYSKIENEYFVWNYNLSSKEFLIEKTKTCLMYFTFLSLPIIVALSISFFRKIDILIVFLLLCYTYLTTIIFAKYSSFPNEMNMSQGILIAISFMFPPILLVFIPLFYSQSIKKLNVILND; encoded by the coding sequence ATGAAAGAATATTTCCAACTTCAATTTAAAATGCTAAACCGAAGAATGATTGATTTCGGAATGCCACTTTTGATTGGATATACACTGTTACCATTTATTTTTATCTTGCTCTCTAACTATCTATTTGAAAGAACAGAGTTTGCAAATTATGCTTATGGATTATTGGCAATAAGTTTCGTTTCAAAACTAAGTGAACCTAAACGAAATGATTTTTTAAAATCTATCTTCAATAAAGATAAGTATAGAAAATTAAGAATAACAGAAAATCTTATCTATTGTTTGCCTTTTAATCTTTATTTAGTTTATCAAAAACAATTTATCTTTTCTGCTCTTTTAAATTTGTGTGTAATAATTATCACACTGTTCAATTTTAGCACAAATCTAAATGTAACAATACCAACACCATTTAACAAAAAACCATTTGAATTTACCGTTGGCTTTAGAAAGACATTCTTTATTTTCCCAATAGCTTATTTCTTGACTTATATTTCAGTATCAGTAGGAAATTTTAATCTTGGTGTTTTTTCTATGTTATTAATTGGATTCACTTGCTTTTCATATTATTCAAAAATAGAAAACGAATATTTTGTCTGGAATTACAATTTATCATCTAAAGAATTTTTAATAGAAAAAACGAAAACGTGCTTGATGTATTTTACATTTTTAAGCTTACCAATAATAGTAGCTTTAAGTATTTCATTCTTTAGAAAAATCGATATTTTAATTGTATTTCTTCTGTTATGCTATACTTATCTCACGACAATCATTTTTGCTAAATATTCGTCTTTTCCAAACGAAATGAATATGTCACAAGGAATTTTAATTGCAATTAGTTTTATGTTTCCACCAATACTATTGGTATTTATTCCTCTTTTTTATTCTCAGTCTATTAAAAAACTAAATGTCATTTTAAATGATTAA
- a CDS encoding glycosyltransferase — translation MMIIIIPCFNEVQRIDKQAYINFLKHTPDANLVFSDDGSTDNTISVLKEIKASHENCVHVYVSNRNHGKAEAIRSAVLYLKTQNLKPSKIAYIDADLAVSLEECYALSKNLNDKIHFAFGSRISKVDNTIIRSSFRHYSGRMVSTVISNILGVAIYDTQCGCKIFKSDLAFKVFENPFISKWLFDVEIFFRIINLYSKTELKHIAREIPLESWIDVGGSKVKLSYFFRMWYEFYLIKKQYRGVH, via the coding sequence ATGATGATAATCATTATTCCTTGTTTTAATGAAGTTCAAAGAATTGACAAGCAAGCCTATATCAACTTTTTAAAACACACGCCAGACGCCAATCTTGTTTTTTCTGACGATGGTTCTACTGACAATACAATTTCTGTGTTAAAAGAAATTAAAGCTTCGCATGAGAATTGCGTTCACGTCTATGTTTCTAATCGCAATCATGGTAAAGCAGAGGCGATAAGATCGGCGGTGTTGTATCTTAAAACTCAAAATTTAAAGCCGAGTAAAATCGCTTATATTGATGCTGATTTGGCAGTTTCCTTAGAAGAATGTTATGCCTTATCTAAAAATCTCAATGATAAGATACACTTTGCTTTCGGATCTCGAATTTCAAAAGTTGATAATACAATTATCCGTTCTTCGTTTCGACATTATTCTGGGCGAATGGTGTCGACTGTGATTTCCAATATTTTAGGCGTTGCCATTTATGACACCCAATGTGGTTGTAAAATATTCAAAAGTGATTTAGCTTTTAAGGTCTTTGAAAACCCGTTTATATCTAAATGGCTATTTGATGTTGAAATCTTTTTTCGCATTATCAATCTTTATTCCAAAACAGAATTAAAACACATTGCCCGAGAAATTCCTTTAGAATCTTGGATAGATGTTGGTGGGTCTAAAGTCAAATTGAGTTATTTTTTTAGAATGTGGTATGAATTTTATTTAATAAAAAAACAATATCGTGGGGTTCATTAA
- a CDS encoding ATP-binding cassette domain-containing protein codes for MIKIEKISKFYGKKQVLNSIDLEFKKGKVYGIVGENGAGKTTLFRCISGLESYKGNILSDYTKLKDHLGLLLTEPYFFSKITGKEYIQLLANARQTKITNIEDKNIFDLPLNQYASTYSTGMKKKLALTAILLQENNVFILDEPFNGVDIQSNLIITEVIKRFKKLKKTVIISSHIFSTLADTCDEIYLMKNGEIIKKVDQADFSKLENEMKEFTVGNRIDKLELK; via the coding sequence ATGATTAAAATTGAAAAAATATCAAAGTTTTATGGTAAAAAACAAGTTCTAAATTCAATAGATTTAGAATTCAAAAAAGGTAAAGTATATGGAATTGTTGGAGAAAATGGAGCAGGAAAAACAACTCTTTTCAGGTGTATTTCAGGACTTGAAAGCTATAAAGGAAACATATTATCTGACTATACCAAATTAAAAGACCATTTAGGACTTTTATTAACAGAACCTTACTTTTTCTCTAAAATAACTGGAAAAGAATATATACAACTACTTGCCAATGCAAGACAGACAAAAATAACCAACATTGAGGACAAAAATATATTTGATTTACCATTAAATCAATATGCTTCGACTTACTCTACTGGAATGAAAAAGAAATTGGCTCTAACTGCCATACTTTTACAGGAAAATAATGTATTTATTCTGGACGAGCCTTTTAATGGTGTTGATATTCAAAGTAATTTAATCATAACTGAAGTAATAAAAAGATTTAAAAAATTAAAAAAAACAGTAATTATTTCGTCTCATATATTTTCAACTTTAGCAGACACTTGTGATGAAATATATTTAATGAAAAATGGAGAAATCATAAAAAAAGTAGACCAAGCAGATTTTAGTAAACTTGAAAATGAAATGAAAGAATTTACAGTTGGAAATAGAATTGACAAACTTGAATTGAAATAA
- a CDS encoding IS3 family transposase — protein MKDRATLVCSDYKGLSIRKQCEVLEVPRSSLYYKPKGENEINLKLMGIMDRHLTDHPTEGVVSMVYLLTGLGFVVGPKRIRRLFRLMGRETLYRRKNLTKSGLREYIRPYLLRNLKIERPNQVWVTDITYIPMQKGFMFLTAVMDVYSRRILSWGISNSQDAKWCKQVIEEAIRENGKPEIVNSDQGSQYTSALWINYLEGLDIKVSMDGKGRALDNVYIERFWKSIKYDYIYLNPSEDGYDLLKGVKWYIEYYNQKVHHTTREKPGERYYGPTRKAA, from the coding sequence ATGAAAGACCGGGCGACATTGGTTTGTTCCGATTATAAGGGGCTTTCTATAAGGAAACAGTGTGAAGTATTGGAGGTTCCCCGAAGCAGTCTATATTACAAACCAAAAGGGGAAAACGAGATCAATCTGAAACTGATGGGAATCATGGACAGGCATCTTACCGATCACCCTACTGAAGGCGTTGTGTCGATGGTCTATCTGTTGACAGGACTGGGCTTCGTTGTCGGCCCAAAGCGCATCAGGAGGCTTTTCAGGCTGATGGGCAGGGAAACCCTTTACAGGAGGAAGAACCTTACCAAATCCGGTTTGCGTGAATATATCAGGCCTTATCTTCTCAGGAACTTAAAGATTGAAAGGCCCAACCAAGTGTGGGTAACCGATATCACCTACATTCCGATGCAGAAGGGGTTTATGTTCCTGACCGCAGTCATGGATGTTTACAGCAGAAGGATACTGTCATGGGGTATATCCAACAGTCAGGACGCCAAATGGTGTAAGCAGGTAATCGAAGAGGCCATCAGAGAAAATGGTAAGCCAGAGATAGTCAATTCCGATCAGGGAAGCCAGTACACATCAGCCTTATGGATCAATTACCTTGAAGGGCTGGATATCAAAGTATCAATGGACGGAAAGGGAAGGGCTTTGGACAATGTATATATTGAAAGGTTCTGGAAGTCGATCAAGTATGATTACATCTATCTGAACCCAAGCGAGGACGGTTATGACCTGCTCAAAGGTGTCAAATGGTATATTGAATATTACAACCAAAAGGTTCATCATACCACTAGGGAGAAGCCTGGGGAAAGATATTATGGGCCAACCCGAAAAGCAGCATAA